The Candidatus Bathyarchaeia archaeon genome includes the window GGTGTTCTCGACAGAGCTCACGCGTTGTCACGCCAGATCAGAAGGGTGAGCAAGAGGCCGTTGCGGGAGGCCAAAGAATTCGACGCGATCATCCGCAAAGATCAAGTTCGCTTGATAGAGATTGGGCTCATGCAGCTTCAGGTGCTACGGAAACTCTTCAACATCGCAGGCTCAGACATGAGGCAATCTCTTGAACTCGCCAAGAAGATTGAACGATTGGAAGAACAGGGAGATGATGTTAAGGACAATATGCTCGACGAGATTTATGGATCTTGGGAAGTGCTTGACTACGCTTCCTTCCACAACTACATCGAGACCACGATCGAGGCCGATGATATTCTCGACCGTTGCGAGGACGCGTCGGACCTTGTTATCGCGATAATGAAGGGTCTCGGCGCCTAGGAAGCCCAATATTGAACCTTTCCCTTGACGCTCTTTCCCTTGTTTTAGCGGGGCTTTTGGGAGCCGTCGTAAGCGGAAACAATCTCTCAGCATGCTGTGGGACGATTATCGGTAGTAGAATGGTCAACAAACGCTCGGGAATCATGATCGCCCTTGCAGGATATCTACTGGGATTGTTGGTCGAGGGTCCCAAGCTCTTTCGAGTCAGGCAAACCTTTCTTCCAGCCGAAACTAGCACGGAAATTTTCTCGATACTCCTAGCTACACTGCTAATTTTCATCGGAGGAGAACTGTCCAAGATCCCTCTATCTCTTTCAAAATCGCTAACCGGGACAATCTTGGGTGTGAGTTTCGCTGTCCGCGCGCTACATCAGACCGATTATCTGGTTCTCATTCTCCTCTTCTGGATAAGCGCGCCAATAGTAGCGACAGGTCTCGGACTGCTCTTCGTCCG containing:
- a CDS encoding DUF47 family protein; this translates as MNQVIRRVKGFFQLGERDAFTRIDELASLGEESLHLLIKILTNSPNGLSDIETCTNRISLLEKKGDTIVQSLEEMFGKGSISALLMREFERLADSVDGVLDRAHALSRQIRRVSKRPLREAKEFDAIIRKDQVRLIEIGLMQLQVLRKLFNIAGSDMRQSLELAKKIERLEEQGDDVKDNMLDEIYGSWEVLDYASFHNYIETTIEADDILDRCEDASDLVIAIMKGLGA